The Moritella sp. F3 genome contains a region encoding:
- the glnD gene encoding bifunctional uridylyltransferase/uridylyl-removing protein GlnD produces the protein MDTTQYVPALLSDEELTLSHCKTHMQEFQSWLEQRFFDGDDIIALVSCRAEYMDQLLNRLWQKFTLATHPELALVAVGGYGRGELHPKSDIDLLITTTSTLTTEQELSISLFITMLWDLRLEVGHSVRTIEECLEKGLGDITIATNLLESRLITGSEDTYAQLQDIIDPETFWPSQDFFQAKHEEQLARHHQFKGSSYNLEPDLKSSPGGLRDLQTILWITRRHFGSNSFLELTNHGFLTKGEYRELEDCQNFLWRVRFALHLGLKRCDNRLLFDRQTTVADALGYSGDGNHAVETMMKQFYQTIRRVTELNEMLLQLFNQAILGHVGMDVRNITADFRLRGSLIDTTSTDLFTRRPSAIIELFCHIADNEHITGIYAGTIRELRDARRKLTMWLEDIPECREQFMLLLKHPNASGLALTLMHKHGVIAAYIPQWSRILGQMQFDLFHNYTVDEHTHRLVKIIDSYKRDETKETHPLCCEIYPRLEKPELLLIAAIFHDIGKGQKGNHSEIGAIDVRAFCKKHGINKADRKLVARLVKYHLLMSVTAQRRDIHDPDIITEFARTIGDQEHLNYLYCLTVADICATNDTLWNNWKGSLLRELYFLTQQALRRGLENPLDAKFRIRHNKDTALAFLENSSFSLEQIQALWATFRSEYFLRNDPSQICWHTTGILNHQDPTKPLVLISQNSTRGGNEVFIYAKENKHLFSSAVSALGNKCLNIHDAKITSSRNGYVLDSFVILDQTGDTLAPDRVYALQESLETVLTAAKAPVLRKQRIPRQIKQFSVKTKVTFLATKKKRTFVEIITLDTPGLLARISAILSSENIVLHNAKISTIGERAEDFFIISGNNNQPLSPEQQAELRHNLITELADS, from the coding sequence ATGGATACAACTCAATATGTTCCCGCATTACTCTCGGATGAAGAGTTAACCCTTAGTCATTGTAAAACACACATGCAAGAGTTTCAGTCTTGGCTTGAACAGCGCTTCTTTGATGGCGATGATATCATTGCGTTAGTATCTTGCCGCGCAGAATACATGGATCAATTGCTAAATCGTCTTTGGCAAAAATTTACCTTAGCCACTCATCCCGAATTAGCACTGGTTGCCGTCGGCGGTTATGGCCGTGGCGAGTTACACCCTAAATCAGACATAGATCTGCTCATCACGACTACATCCACCCTAACCACAGAACAAGAGCTGTCAATATCACTCTTTATCACCATGTTATGGGATCTACGTTTAGAAGTGGGTCACAGTGTTCGTACTATCGAAGAATGTTTAGAGAAAGGCTTGGGTGACATCACGATTGCGACCAATCTATTAGAGTCGCGCTTGATCACGGGTTCGGAAGACACTTACGCACAGTTACAAGACATTATTGACCCAGAAACATTTTGGCCAAGCCAAGACTTTTTCCAAGCTAAGCATGAAGAGCAACTTGCTCGACATCATCAATTCAAAGGTTCTTCATACAATTTAGAACCCGATTTAAAAAGTAGCCCAGGTGGATTACGCGATTTACAAACGATTCTGTGGATCACCCGCCGTCATTTTGGCTCTAACAGTTTCTTAGAGTTAACTAACCATGGTTTTTTAACCAAAGGTGAATACCGCGAACTGGAAGATTGTCAGAACTTTTTATGGCGCGTTAGATTTGCCCTGCACCTTGGGCTAAAGCGTTGTGATAACCGCCTGCTCTTCGACCGCCAAACAACGGTTGCAGACGCGTTAGGTTATAGCGGCGATGGTAATCATGCTGTTGAAACCATGATGAAGCAATTTTACCAAACCATTCGTCGAGTTACCGAGCTCAATGAAATGCTATTACAGCTATTCAATCAAGCGATACTCGGACATGTCGGCATGGATGTGCGCAACATCACTGCCGATTTTCGTCTTCGTGGTAGCCTTATTGATACCACCAGCACCGATCTGTTTACCCGTCGTCCCAGCGCAATCATTGAATTGTTTTGTCACATTGCAGATAACGAACACATTACCGGTATTTATGCAGGCACGATACGCGAATTGCGTGACGCGAGACGTAAACTGACGATGTGGTTAGAAGACATCCCCGAATGTCGTGAACAATTCATGCTATTGCTTAAGCATCCTAACGCCAGCGGTTTAGCACTGACGCTCATGCATAAACACGGTGTCATTGCCGCTTACATTCCACAGTGGAGTCGTATTCTTGGGCAAATGCAGTTTGATCTATTTCATAACTACACTGTTGACGAACATACTCACCGTTTAGTGAAGATCATTGATTCTTACAAGCGTGATGAAACCAAAGAAACACATCCTTTATGTTGTGAGATATACCCGCGTTTAGAAAAACCCGAATTGTTACTTATCGCGGCTATTTTCCATGATATAGGCAAGGGGCAGAAAGGGAATCATTCAGAAATTGGCGCCATTGATGTCCGTGCATTTTGTAAAAAGCACGGTATTAACAAAGCCGATCGTAAACTCGTCGCGCGATTAGTAAAATACCATTTATTAATGTCAGTCACAGCGCAACGTCGTGATATTCATGATCCTGACATCATTACTGAGTTTGCCCGTACCATTGGCGATCAAGAGCATTTGAATTACCTCTATTGCCTCACGGTTGCAGATATCTGCGCGACCAATGACACCTTATGGAATAACTGGAAAGGTTCACTACTACGTGAATTATACTTCCTCACGCAGCAAGCTCTTCGCCGTGGTTTAGAAAACCCATTAGATGCTAAATTCAGGATCCGTCACAACAAAGATACGGCTTTGGCTTTTTTAGAAAATAGTAGCTTTAGTCTTGAGCAGATCCAAGCCTTGTGGGCAACATTCCGCTCCGAGTACTTTTTACGTAACGACCCGAGCCAGATCTGTTGGCACACAACGGGGATTTTGAATCACCAAGACCCAACAAAACCTTTGGTGCTGATTAGTCAAAACAGTACCCGCGGTGGTAATGAAGTATTCATTTATGCAAAAGAAAATAAACACCTATTTTCCTCTGCAGTATCTGCATTAGGTAATAAATGCTTAAACATTCATGATGCTAAAATCACTTCAAGTCGTAATGGCTATGTACTCGATAGCTTTGTGATCTTAGATCAAACCGGTGATACCCTCGCCCCTGATCGTGTGTACGCATTGCAAGAATCATTAGAAACAGTGTTAACAGCAGCTAAAGCGCCAGTGTTAAGAAAACAGCGTATTCCACGACAAATAAAGCAATTTTCGGTGAAAACCAAAGTCACGTTCTTAGCCACGAAGAAAAAACGTACCTTTGTCGAAATCATCACCTTGGATACGCCAGGGCTACTTGCGCGAATTAGCGCAATATTAAGCTCAGAAAATATCGTATTGCATAACGCGAAGATTTCGACCATCGGTGAACGCGCTGAGGATTTCTTTATTATTTCGGGCAATAACAATCAACCGTTATCGCCAGAACAACAAGCAGAATTACGCCATAATCTGATAACAGAATTGGCCGATAGCTAG
- the map gene encoding type I methionyl aminopeptidase: protein MSVVIKTEEQIEKMRVAGRLAAQVLEMIEPFVVAGVTTQELNDRCHEFTLANDALSAPLYYPSYDENDDTAFPKSICTSINTVVCHGVPDERPLEDGDILNMDITVIKDGFHGDTSKMFFIGEVSPRDKQLCRISQEALYEGLRQVKPGARLSRIGEIIEKKIKAHNKANPTRKYSIVEEYCGHGIGDKFHEEPQVLHYKSRFNESNQNLVLKEGMCFTIEPMINAGKKHNVVADDHWTVLTKDNKNSAQWEHTLVVTKDGCEILTLRDEETIPRILKN, encoded by the coding sequence ATGAGCGTAGTCATTAAAACTGAAGAGCAAATCGAAAAAATGCGTGTTGCTGGTCGCCTAGCAGCACAAGTACTAGAAATGATAGAACCGTTTGTAGTTGCCGGGGTGACCACTCAGGAATTAAATGATCGTTGTCATGAATTCACTTTAGCAAACGACGCATTATCAGCGCCTTTGTATTACCCAAGCTACGATGAAAACGATGATACTGCATTTCCAAAATCAATCTGCACATCAATCAACACCGTTGTTTGCCATGGTGTGCCTGATGAACGCCCGCTAGAAGATGGCGATATTCTGAATATGGATATCACGGTGATCAAAGATGGTTTCCACGGCGATACATCGAAAATGTTTTTCATCGGTGAAGTATCTCCGCGTGATAAACAATTATGCCGCATCTCACAAGAAGCACTCTATGAAGGCCTACGCCAAGTAAAACCGGGTGCTCGATTAAGCCGCATTGGTGAAATCATTGAGAAAAAAATCAAAGCGCATAATAAAGCGAACCCAACACGTAAATACTCAATCGTAGAAGAATACTGTGGTCATGGCATTGGTGACAAATTCCATGAAGAACCACAAGTATTACATTACAAATCTCGCTTCAACGAGAGCAATCAGAACCTCGTGCTTAAAGAAGGTATGTGCTTCACGATTGAACCTATGATTAACGCGGGTAAAAAACACAATGTAGTTGCCGATGATCATTGGACTGTACTAACCAAAGATAATAAAAATTCAGCACAATGGGAACACACGCTTGTCGTTACTAAAGATGGCTGTGAAATTCTGACATTACGTGATGAAGAAACTATCCCGCGTATCTTAAAGAACTAA
- the rpsB gene encoding 30S ribosomal protein S2, which produces MATVSMRDMLQAGVHFGHQTRYWNPKMKQFIFGARSKVHIINLEQTVPMFNEALGFIKSVADKKGKVLFVGTKKAAGETIKEAALSCDQFYVDHRWLGGMLTNWKTVRQSIKRLTTLEAQSQDGTFEQLTKKEALMNTREMEKLEKSLGGIKTMGGLPDVIFIIDADHEHIAIKEANNLGIPVVAIVDTNSNPDNIDFVVPGNDDAIRAIKLYAGAVAATVNEGRNQDIAAQAESDFIEEAK; this is translated from the coding sequence ATGGCTACTGTATCAATGCGCGATATGCTACAAGCTGGTGTTCACTTCGGTCACCAAACTCGTTACTGGAACCCAAAAATGAAGCAATTCATTTTCGGTGCTCGTAGTAAAGTACATATCATCAACTTAGAACAAACTGTACCTATGTTCAACGAAGCTCTTGGTTTCATCAAAAGCGTTGCAGACAAAAAAGGTAAAGTTCTTTTTGTTGGTACTAAAAAAGCTGCTGGCGAAACAATCAAAGAAGCTGCACTTTCATGTGACCAGTTCTACGTTGATCACCGCTGGTTAGGCGGTATGTTGACTAACTGGAAAACAGTTCGTCAATCAATCAAACGTCTAACTACTCTAGAAGCACAATCACAAGACGGTACATTCGAGCAACTTACTAAGAAAGAAGCTCTAATGAACACTCGTGAAATGGAAAAACTAGAGAAAAGCCTTGGTGGTATCAAAACTATGGGCGGTTTACCAGACGTTATCTTCATTATCGATGCTGACCACGAGCACATCGCTATTAAAGAAGCTAACAACCTAGGTATCCCAGTAGTAGCTATTGTTGATACAAACTCAAACCCAGACAACATCGATTTCGTTGTACCTGGTAACGATGATGCGATCCGTGCTATCAAACTTTATGCAGGTGCTGTAGCAGCAACTGTAAATGAAGGCCGTAATCAAGACATCGCTGCACAAGCTGAAAGCGACTTCATCGAAGAAGCTAAATAA
- the tsf gene encoding translation elongation factor Ts — protein sequence MAITAAMVKELRERTAAGMMDCKKALVAAEGDMELAIENMRKSGAVKAAKKAGRIAAEGVVKTKVANGVAVLVEINSETDFVAKDASFLAFANQVVEVAHAGEFDSAEALLAAKYDAELTVEEARANLIAKIGENINVRRSVVVKGDNLAAYVHGGTIGVVTVLKGGDEELAKKLAMHVAAAKPEFVKPEDVPASVVEKEKAIQIEIAVNSGKPQEIAEKMVIGRMKKFTGEVSLTGQAFIMEPSKTVGQLLKEEGADVVNFIRIEVGEGIEKAEDDFAAEVAATVAAAKKA from the coding sequence ATGGCAATTACTGCTGCAATGGTTAAAGAACTGCGCGAACGTACAGCTGCAGGTATGATGGATTGTAAGAAAGCTCTTGTTGCTGCTGAAGGCGATATGGAACTAGCAATCGAAAACATGCGTAAATCAGGCGCTGTTAAAGCGGCTAAAAAAGCAGGTCGTATTGCTGCTGAAGGCGTTGTTAAAACTAAAGTTGCTAACGGCGTTGCTGTTCTAGTTGAAATTAACTCAGAAACAGATTTCGTAGCAAAAGATGCAAGCTTCCTAGCATTTGCTAACCAAGTTGTTGAAGTTGCTCACGCTGGTGAATTCGATTCAGCTGAAGCGTTACTAGCTGCTAAATACGATGCTGAACTAACAGTTGAAGAAGCACGTGCTAACCTAATCGCTAAAATCGGCGAAAACATCAACGTACGTCGTTCTGTTGTAGTTAAAGGTGATAACCTTGCTGCATACGTACACGGTGGCACTATCGGTGTTGTTACTGTACTTAAAGGCGGTGACGAAGAACTAGCTAAGAAACTTGCTATGCACGTAGCAGCAGCTAAGCCAGAATTCGTTAAACCTGAAGATGTACCAGCTTCAGTTGTTGAAAAAGAAAAAGCGATCCAAATCGAAATCGCAGTGAACAGTGGCAAACCACAAGAAATCGCTGAGAAAATGGTTATCGGTCGTATGAAGAAATTCACTGGTGAAGTGAGCCTTACAGGTCAAGCTTTCATCATGGAACCTTCAAAAACTGTTGGTCAACTTCTTAAAGAAGAAGGCGCAGACGTTGTAAACTTCATCCGTATCGAAGTTGGTGAAGGCATCGAGAAAGCTGAAGATGATTTCGCAGCTGAAGTTGCAGCTACAGTAGCAGCAGCAAAAAAAGCATAA
- the pyrH gene encoding UMP kinase — MTTNPKPAYRRILLKLSGEALMGEESFGIDPKVLDRMAQEIKEIVELGVQVGLVIGGGNLFRGAGLAEAGMNRVVGDHMGMLATVMNGLAMRDALHRAYVNARLMSAIELRGVCDSYNWAEAISLLKTGRVVIFSAGTGNPFCTTDSAACLRGIEIEADIVLKATKVDGVYSEDPVKNPNAEFYETLEYREVVEKELKIMDLSAFTMARDHNLPMRVFNMTKPGALRRVIMGEAEGTLISNAAKK, encoded by the coding sequence ATGACTACCAACCCGAAACCTGCATATCGTCGTATTTTATTAAAGCTTAGTGGTGAAGCTCTAATGGGAGAAGAGAGCTTTGGTATTGACCCTAAAGTTCTAGATCGCATGGCGCAAGAGATTAAAGAAATTGTTGAGTTAGGTGTTCAAGTTGGTTTGGTTATTGGTGGCGGTAACTTATTCCGTGGTGCAGGCCTTGCTGAAGCGGGTATGAACCGTGTAGTGGGCGATCACATGGGCATGTTAGCAACTGTGATGAATGGCTTAGCAATGCGTGATGCACTACACCGTGCTTATGTGAATGCTCGTTTAATGTCTGCAATTGAATTACGTGGCGTATGTGACAGCTACAACTGGGCTGAAGCAATTAGTTTATTAAAAACAGGCCGAGTAGTAATCTTCTCTGCTGGTACAGGTAACCCATTCTGTACAACTGACTCTGCAGCATGTTTACGTGGTATTGAAATTGAAGCTGACATTGTATTGAAAGCGACAAAAGTTGACGGCGTATATTCTGAAGATCCAGTTAAAAATCCAAATGCTGAATTTTACGAGACGCTTGAATATCGTGAAGTTGTTGAAAAAGAACTTAAAATTATGGATCTATCTGCATTCACTATGGCGCGCGATCATAATTTACCGATGCGTGTATTTAACATGACTAAGCCTGGTGCTTTACGCCGTGTTATTATGGGTGAAGCTGAAGGCACATTGATTTCAAATGCAGCAAAGAAATAA
- the frr gene encoding ribosome recycling factor yields the protein MINEIKDDAQTRMGKTIEALKGQLSKVRTGRAHPSILNGITVSYYGANTPLNQIGNVGTEDSRTLSITVFDATMVQAVEKAIMMSDLGLNPQSAGTNIRIPLPALTEERRKSLIKVVRHDAEQARVAIRNIRRDANGDIKGLLKEKEIGEDDDRRAQDEVQKLTDVYIKQVDTVLADKEKDLMEV from the coding sequence GTGATCAACGAAATTAAAGATGACGCTCAGACCCGTATGGGCAAAACTATCGAAGCACTGAAAGGTCAATTATCTAAAGTACGTACTGGCCGTGCACACCCGAGTATCCTAAACGGTATTACAGTATCTTACTATGGTGCTAATACACCACTTAACCAAATTGGTAACGTAGGTACTGAAGATTCTCGTACATTAAGCATTACAGTATTTGATGCAACTATGGTTCAAGCTGTAGAAAAAGCAATCATGATGTCTGATTTGGGTCTTAACCCACAGTCTGCAGGTACGAATATCCGTATTCCATTACCAGCATTAACTGAAGAACGTCGTAAGAGCTTAATCAAAGTTGTTCGTCATGATGCTGAGCAAGCGCGTGTTGCTATTCGTAACATTCGTCGCGACGCAAACGGCGACATTAAAGGTTTATTAAAAGAAAAAGAAATCGGTGAAGATGACGATCGCCGCGCACAAGATGAAGTTCAAAAACTGACTGATGTTTATATCAAGCAAGTTGATACAGTATTAGCAGATAAAGAAAAAGACTTAATGGAAGTGTAG
- the uppS gene encoding polyprenyl diphosphate synthase yields the protein MVNSSELEALVNDSKPKHVAIIMDGNGRWAEQRGKIRVKGHHEGVKSVRQVVSSALAMGIESLTLFAFSSENWRRPEAEVSVLMKLFMTVLTREVKKLHKNQIRLKIIGDVSAFSPAIQAKITEAETLTRHNTKLTLNIAANYGGQSDITHAAKQIAIAVKTGAMSVDEIDDKMLGQHIAMADQSAVDLMIRTGGDHRISNFLLWQLAYAELLFTDTLWPDFDSAAFEDAIFNFVNRERRFGGTGAQIRAILTKQQ from the coding sequence ATGGTAAACTCAAGCGAACTCGAAGCGTTAGTTAATGACTCGAAACCTAAGCATGTTGCAATCATTATGGATGGCAATGGCCGTTGGGCTGAGCAGCGTGGAAAAATACGTGTTAAAGGCCACCATGAAGGTGTTAAGTCTGTTCGTCAAGTTGTAAGTAGTGCATTAGCTATGGGGATTGAGTCGTTAACACTATTTGCATTTAGTAGTGAAAATTGGCGTCGTCCGGAAGCTGAAGTTAGTGTGTTGATGAAATTATTCATGACAGTACTAACGCGAGAAGTTAAGAAATTACACAAAAACCAAATTCGCCTAAAAATTATCGGCGATGTCTCTGCATTTAGTCCTGCCATTCAAGCAAAGATCACTGAAGCTGAAACGTTAACGCGTCATAACACCAAGCTTACACTCAATATCGCAGCCAACTACGGCGGGCAATCGGATATTACTCACGCGGCGAAGCAGATTGCTATCGCGGTTAAAACCGGTGCAATGAGTGTTGATGAAATTGATGATAAAATGCTAGGGCAGCATATTGCCATGGCCGATCAATCAGCCGTTGATTTGATGATTCGTACAGGTGGAGACCATCGCATTAGTAACTTTTTGTTGTGGCAACTCGCGTATGCCGAATTATTGTTTACTGATACTTTGTGGCCTGATTTTGATAGTGCTGCTTTTGAAGATGCCATCTTTAACTTTGTAAACAGAGAACGTCGTTTTGGCGGTACTGGTGCTCAGATCCGAGCGATCTTAACGAAACAGCAATAA
- a CDS encoding CDP-archaeol synthase codes for MLKQRITTALILAPLALAAIFLLPLQWYALAIAGVFILATKEWAVLVDKNNTKLPNALIVGYSLILGASLLVIPPDVRNIWHVSGGEIVLVPLVSAILSIGAIWWVICAGLVLTYPNSAKAWTKNTLVKVVFGIVTLVPFFWAMLALRSFDYAHDQQSGAWLVMLVMFLVWGADSGAYFTGKKFGKNKLAPKVSPGKTREGFLGGVAVSMIIALIAAVVMAVSPSGELDSTKLVIVLFTCFVTSISSTLGDLNESMFKREAGVKDSGTLLPGHGGILDRIDSLTAALPVFAVIYLVCF; via the coding sequence TTGCTTAAGCAACGAATTACGACCGCATTAATTTTAGCGCCTTTAGCGCTTGCCGCTATTTTCTTGTTACCGCTGCAATGGTATGCACTAGCTATCGCAGGTGTTTTTATATTAGCAACAAAAGAGTGGGCTGTATTGGTTGATAAAAACAATACAAAATTACCGAATGCCCTCATTGTGGGTTATTCACTGATTTTGGGTGCCTCATTATTAGTTATACCGCCAGATGTACGTAATATCTGGCATGTAAGTGGTGGTGAAATTGTTTTAGTACCATTAGTTAGTGCTATTTTAAGCATTGGTGCTATTTGGTGGGTGATTTGTGCTGGGTTAGTATTAACTTATCCTAATAGTGCTAAAGCATGGACCAAGAATACGTTAGTTAAAGTTGTCTTTGGTATTGTGACATTAGTACCCTTTTTCTGGGCTATGTTAGCACTGCGTTCTTTTGATTATGCCCATGACCAACAGTCTGGCGCATGGTTAGTAATGCTAGTGATGTTCTTAGTTTGGGGCGCAGATTCAGGTGCTTATTTTACCGGCAAAAAATTTGGTAAAAATAAATTAGCACCTAAAGTAAGCCCAGGTAAAACACGAGAAGGTTTTCTTGGTGGTGTTGCTGTTTCGATGATTATCGCGTTAATTGCTGCCGTTGTGATGGCTGTTTCACCTTCAGGGGAACTTGATAGCACCAAGCTTGTCATAGTTTTGTTCACGTGTTTCGTTACTTCAATTTCATCAACATTAGGCGATCTTAACGAGAGCATGTTCAAACGTGAAGCGGGTGTAAAAGACAGTGGAACGTTATTGCCTGGTCACGGCGGTATTTTAGATCGCATCGATAGCTTAACGGCTGCATTACCGGTATTTGCTGTTATTTATTTAGTTTGTTTTTAA
- the ispC gene encoding 1-deoxy-D-xylulose-5-phosphate reductoisomerase: protein MIGLTILGATGSIGKSTLAVIRQNPERFRVLALTANSNVTEMLAQCLEFKPCYAVMLNDIAAGQLAQQLKSLNCSTEVLSGIDALCQVAALDESDMVMAAIVGAAGLMPTLAAVRAGKRILLANKEALVMSGALFMEEVKASGAELLPIDSEHNAIFQAMPLAVQSNLGFCDLVAEGISKILLTGSGGPFRYSNIADLAAVTPAQACAHPNWSMGQKISVDSATMMNKGLEYIEAKWLFNADESQIQVVIHPQSVIHSMVQYTDGSVLAQMGEPDMCTPIAHAMAYPKRIPSGVKPLDFFEMGELTFLKPDYARYPCLKLAIDACYQGQAATTTLNAANEIAVGAFLTGQIGFTDIARVNATVLEGLTISETKNIDALIDIDAMARIDAQQTISRVTK from the coding sequence GTGATTGGATTAACGATACTGGGTGCAACCGGCTCGATCGGTAAGAGTACCCTTGCAGTTATTCGTCAAAATCCTGAGCGCTTTCGGGTACTGGCTTTAACCGCGAATAGTAATGTCACTGAGATGCTGGCGCAATGTTTAGAATTTAAACCTTGCTATGCAGTGATGCTTAATGACATTGCTGCTGGTCAGTTAGCGCAACAACTAAAATCACTTAACTGTTCTACCGAAGTGTTATCGGGGATCGATGCTTTATGTCAGGTTGCTGCACTTGATGAGAGTGATATGGTGATGGCTGCGATTGTAGGTGCCGCAGGACTGATGCCAACCTTGGCCGCTGTACGTGCTGGAAAACGTATTTTACTGGCAAATAAAGAAGCGTTAGTGATGTCTGGTGCTTTGTTTATGGAAGAAGTCAAAGCCAGTGGCGCCGAGCTATTACCGATTGATAGTGAACATAATGCCATATTCCAGGCTATGCCGTTAGCTGTGCAAAGTAACCTCGGTTTTTGTGACCTAGTTGCGGAGGGGATCAGTAAAATCCTGTTAACTGGTTCTGGCGGACCATTTCGCTATAGCAATATTGCTGACTTGGCTGCTGTGACGCCTGCGCAAGCTTGTGCGCATCCTAATTGGTCTATGGGTCAGAAAATTTCTGTTGATTCTGCGACTATGATGAACAAAGGCCTAGAGTATATCGAGGCTAAGTGGTTATTCAATGCGGATGAATCTCAGATCCAAGTGGTTATCCATCCTCAGTCAGTGATTCATTCTATGGTGCAATACACTGATGGTTCAGTATTAGCCCAGATGGGTGAACCAGATATGTGTACCCCGATTGCCCATGCAATGGCTTATCCAAAACGTATTCCTTCAGGTGTTAAACCACTCGATTTTTTCGAGATGGGTGAACTGACTTTCTTGAAACCTGACTATGCGCGTTATCCTTGTTTGAAATTAGCGATTGATGCTTGTTACCAAGGCCAAGCGGCAACAACAACATTAAACGCTGCCAATGAAATAGCGGTCGGTGCTTTCTTAACTGGGCAAATTGGCTTCACGGATATCGCACGTGTAAATGCCACGGTTTTGGAAGGTTTAACTATTTCTGAAACAAAAAATATTGATGCATTGATTGATATTGATGCAATGGCGCGAATTGACGCCCAACAAACAATAAGCAGAGTAACAAAATGA
- the rseP gene encoding sigma E protease regulator RseP, whose amino-acid sequence MISSLWNLGAFIVALGILVAIHEFGHFWVARRCGVKVLRFSIGFGKTIWMRTGKDGTEYAIAMIPLGGFVKMLDERVDDVPAELKSQAFNRKPVLARIAIVAAGPLANFALAIVAFWFMFMIGVPSVKPVIGEVAPHSVMAEAGVTNKAIITAIDGQDVQDWNDVSLKLIEHMGEPSMVMQLYLEDTNYTVSRQVDLREWQFDPERESPITSMGLTPYRPAVSQVLAEVIKGGAGEQAGLLAGDKIIAIAEQPIDSWMMLVEKVQNSPDQTLAVSILRNGQELALTMTPKGKTGADGSFKGYLGVAPVVASYPEDYLVDIQYGILDSVQQSVERTWQLTALTFKMIGRLVTGDISLNNLSGPISIAKSAGASADYGLVYFLGFLALISVNLGLMNLMPLPVLDGGHLVYYTFELITGRPVSEKIQEFGFKIGSVIIMLLTGLALFNDFARL is encoded by the coding sequence ATGATATCGTCTTTATGGAATCTAGGTGCATTTATTGTTGCTCTAGGCATTTTAGTTGCTATACACGAATTTGGTCATTTTTGGGTCGCACGTCGTTGCGGGGTTAAAGTATTACGTTTTTCAATTGGTTTCGGTAAAACAATCTGGATGCGTACCGGCAAAGACGGCACTGAATATGCGATAGCAATGATCCCGTTAGGCGGTTTCGTCAAAATGCTTGATGAGCGTGTTGATGACGTACCTGCAGAATTAAAATCACAAGCGTTTAACCGTAAACCGGTATTAGCACGGATCGCCATTGTAGCTGCAGGGCCTTTAGCTAACTTTGCATTAGCTATTGTGGCTTTCTGGTTCATGTTCATGATTGGTGTACCGAGCGTAAAACCGGTGATTGGCGAAGTTGCACCGCATTCAGTGATGGCTGAGGCGGGTGTCACAAACAAAGCGATTATTACCGCGATCGATGGCCAAGATGTTCAAGATTGGAATGACGTTAGCCTTAAACTGATTGAGCATATGGGCGAGCCTTCAATGGTGATGCAATTATACCTCGAGGACACGAACTATACTGTTTCTCGACAAGTAGATCTCCGTGAGTGGCAGTTTGATCCGGAGCGTGAATCACCGATCACGAGCATGGGCTTAACGCCTTATCGACCAGCTGTGAGTCAAGTGCTAGCTGAAGTCATCAAAGGCGGAGCGGGCGAACAGGCGGGTCTGCTTGCGGGTGACAAAATCATAGCCATTGCAGAGCAGCCAATTGATAGCTGGATGATGCTGGTAGAAAAAGTACAAAATAGTCCAGATCAAACATTAGCTGTAAGTATACTGCGTAATGGCCAAGAATTAGCATTAACGATGACACCAAAAGGAAAAACGGGTGCTGATGGTTCATTTAAAGGTTATTTAGGCGTTGCGCCTGTTGTAGCCAGTTATCCTGAAGATTATCTTGTTGATATTCAATATGGTATTCTAGATTCAGTGCAACAATCGGTTGAGCGTACTTGGCAGTTAACCGCGCTTACCTTTAAGATGATTGGTCGTTTAGTGACAGGTGATATTTCACTAAATAACTTAAGTGGGCCGATTTCAATTGCCAAAAGTGCTGGTGCCAGTGCTGATTATGGTTTGGTTTATTTCTTAGGTTTCCTGGCCCTAATTAGTGTTAATTTAGGCTTAATGAATTTAATGCCACTGCCAGTACTAGATGGTGGTCATCTAGTGTATTACACATTTGAACTTATTACCGGTCGACCTGTATCTGAAAAGATCCAAGAGTTCGGTTTTAAAATCGGTTCAGTCATTATTATGCTACTAACGGGACTTGCCTTATTTAATGACTTTGCTCGTTTATAA